In Pogoniulus pusillus isolate bPogPus1 chromosome 20, bPogPus1.pri, whole genome shotgun sequence, the following are encoded in one genomic region:
- the NUDT7 gene encoding peroxisomal coenzyme A diphosphatase NUDT7 isoform X2, which translates to MGRRSAAASRADWRDGGEGEGRCGVGGVRDGGCEPGEGAGKLRRSPGEVCFPGGKSEAADKDEIDTALREAQEEVGLEPEKVEVICRLVPGIDKMNHLVTPVVGFIEHTFQATPNPDEVSDVFVVPLEYFIEPLNHKTLPYKSSSGSLGWMHCFMYEDQEHKRSYKIWGLTAHFAVFLALVIFGKRPTFEVDYDLDNLISSAEKNFMNLYASLSERKKSNL; encoded by the exons ATGGGAAGGCGAAGCGCGGCCGCCTCGCGGGCTGATTGGAGGGACGGCGGGGAAGGGGAAGGCCGCTGTGGGGTCGGGGGTGTCAGAGATGGCGGCTGCGAGCCgggagaaggagctggaaag CTGAGAAGATCCCCAGGGGAAGTGTGTTTTCCAGGAGGTAAAAGTGAAGCAGCTGATAAAGATGAAATTGATACAGCTCTCCGAGAAGCTCAAGAAGAAGTGGGACTTGAGCCAGAGAAGGTAGAAGTCATCTGTAGGCTCGTGCCTGGAATTGATAAA aTGAATCACTTGGTAACACCAGTTGTAGGGTTTATAGAGCATACATTCCAGGCCACTCCTAATCCAGATGAAGTGAGTGATGTTTTTGTCGTGCCGCTGGAGTACTTCATCGAGCCCTTAAATCACAAGACCTTGCCTTATAaaagctcatctggttcctTAGGTTGGATGCACTGCTTTATGTATGAGGACCAGGAACATAAAAGGTCATACAAGATATGGGGACTCACTGCACACTTTGCTGTATTTCTTGCTCTTGTAATTTTTGGAAAGAGACCTACTTTTGAAGTTGATTATGATCTTGACAACTTAATTTCATCTGCTGAGAAGAACTTCATGAATTTATATGCATCCTTatctgaaagaaagaaaagtaatcTATGA
- the NUDT7 gene encoding peroxisomal coenzyme A diphosphatase NUDT7 isoform X1 — MAAASREKELERERLKETVRLRLQELDVGDKFSHLPLRKASVLLPLTIRAGKLHLLLTVRSMQLRRSPGEVCFPGGKSEAADKDEIDTALREAQEEVGLEPEKVEVICRLVPGIDKMNHLVTPVVGFIEHTFQATPNPDEVSDVFVVPLEYFIEPLNHKTLPYKSSSGSLGWMHCFMYEDQEHKRSYKIWGLTAHFAVFLALVIFGKRPTFEVDYDLDNLISSAEKNFMNLYASLSERKKSNL; from the exons ATGGCGGCTGCGAGCCgggagaaggagctggaaag AGAGAGGCTAAAGGAGACAGTTAGGCTCCGCCTGCAGGAGTTGGATGTTGGAGACAAGTTCTCCCACTTGCCGCTGCGTAAAGCCTCTGTGCTCCTGCCGCTGACGATCAGGGCGGGGAAGCTGCACTTACTGCTCACCGTCAGGTCGATGCAG CTGAGAAGATCCCCAGGGGAAGTGTGTTTTCCAGGAGGTAAAAGTGAAGCAGCTGATAAAGATGAAATTGATACAGCTCTCCGAGAAGCTCAAGAAGAAGTGGGACTTGAGCCAGAGAAGGTAGAAGTCATCTGTAGGCTCGTGCCTGGAATTGATAAA aTGAATCACTTGGTAACACCAGTTGTAGGGTTTATAGAGCATACATTCCAGGCCACTCCTAATCCAGATGAAGTGAGTGATGTTTTTGTCGTGCCGCTGGAGTACTTCATCGAGCCCTTAAATCACAAGACCTTGCCTTATAaaagctcatctggttcctTAGGTTGGATGCACTGCTTTATGTATGAGGACCAGGAACATAAAAGGTCATACAAGATATGGGGACTCACTGCACACTTTGCTGTATTTCTTGCTCTTGTAATTTTTGGAAAGAGACCTACTTTTGAAGTTGATTATGATCTTGACAACTTAATTTCATCTGCTGAGAAGAACTTCATGAATTTATATGCATCCTTatctgaaagaaagaaaagtaatcTATGA